A genomic window from Paramormyrops kingsleyae isolate MSU_618 chromosome 23, PKINGS_0.4, whole genome shotgun sequence includes:
- the vps72b gene encoding vacuolar protein sorting-associated protein 72 homolog: protein MSLAFSREPRMTAGNRMSKLLDAEEEDEFYKTTYGGFNDESGDDEYKGDQSDTEDEVDSDFDIDEGDEPDSDQEDDEPRRKRRVVTKAYREPMNIVKPRPKKTSELPRRVEKVKVDTLVPLDSLEDIGENRKSVRQSTTEHTRMTYLRLQERQVAPRRRKGAHHDRPLTQEELLAEAKVTAEINLRSLENYERLVADKKKQVHKRRPFEGPTIRYHSVLMPLVSDASLKEENVDVEGLDQDTPQPPAALTQTPCEGTVSTSQQPPGGQCARTFITFSDDEAFESVFPRSRGPRPPVREICPVTHKPALYRDPITDIPYANTRAFKIIREAYKKYVAAHGLPNTSGGFSGDSASRGARQKIVIKQTMSAT, encoded by the exons ATGAGTTTAGCTTTCAGCAGAGAACCCCGCATGACAGCGGGGAATCGAATGTCGAAATTATTGGATGCCGAGGAAGAAGATGAATTTTACAAAACCACCTACGGTGGATTCAACGAT GAATCTGGAGATGACGAGTACAAGGGCGATCAGTCCGACACGGAGGATGAGGTGGACAGTGATTTCGACATTGACGAGGGTGACGAGCCGGACAGCGACCAGGAGGATGACGAGCCCCGCAGGAAAAGGCGTGTTGTCACCAAGGCTTACAGG GAGCCCATGAACATAGTGAAGCCCAGACCCAAGAAGACATCAGAACTGCCCAGAAGGGTTGAGAAGGTCAAGGTGGACACACTTGTCCCACTGGATTCGCTTGAGGACATTGGCGAGA ATCGGAAGTCTGTCCGCCAGTCGACCACGGAGCACACCCGGATGACGTATCTGCGGCTGCAGGAGAGACAGGTGGCCCCTCGCCGTCGCAAGGGGGCCCATCACGACCGGCCGCTCACGCAGGAGGAGCTGCTAGCTGAGGCCAAGGTCACCGCCGAGATTAACCTCCGATCTCTAG AGAACTACGAGCGCCTGGTGGCGGACAAGAAGAAGCAGGTGCACAAACGGCGGCCGTTTGAGGGCCCCACCATCCGCTACCACTCAGTGCTCATGCCCCTGGTGTCAGACGCCAGCCTGAAGGAGGAAAACGTGGACGTGGAAGG GTTGGACCAAgacaccccccagcccccggctgCTTTGACTCAGACTCCTTGTGAAGGGACAGTTTCAACCTCCCagcagccaccagggggccagTGCGCACGCACCTTCATCACCTTCAGCGATGACGAGGCCTTCGAGTCGGTGTTCCCGAGGTCGCGGGGGCCCCGTCCTCCAGTACGAGAGATCTGCCCCGTCACCCACAAGCCCGCGCTCTACCGGGACCCCATCACCGACATCCCCTACGCCAACACCCGCGCCTTCAAGATCATCCGCGAGGCCTACAAGAAATATGTGGCGGCTCACGGCCTGCCGAATACCTCGGGGGGCTTTTCGGGGGATTCAGCGTCCCGGGGCGCCCGGCAGAAGATAGTCATCAAGCAGACCATGTCGGCCACATAA